The genome window TGCCTGTGTGATTCCTACATTCTCGAAGGGAGAGGCTTTCGCCAAGACCGAAAAGTTCAGACCTTTCCGCTGGGTTTTGAGTGCCTTGAGACCGCCTGACTGGAATTTCGCATAGGTGCTTCGAAGGACGGCAGAAACCTCGCCAGTCGTCTTGAAACTTTTCGGCAGCCGACTCGCCAGATAGGCGCGAACATCCGCCTTGACCTTCGCACTGTTCGGAGTGTCACGGTCGTCGCCCAGCTTCCCGTCCGCTTTGCCTTTCCCCAACGCCTTCTCGATGATGCCCTTCACCTTCGCCACAATCTTGTCCACGACGCGGTCGAGGCGGCCACGGACCTTGTTGATGACGTTCCTGATCTTGCCGCCCAGGTTGCCCAGGCCCACCAGTTTGCCCAGCCATGCCAGCGCCACCGGAATCGCGCCGCCCAGCGCCCGGTCGATGAGGCCCACCGCCCCCGAGATGTTCCCGGCCGCAATAGCGGCGACGCTGCCCAGGGCGTTCGTCACGACCTGCCCAATCTGGGCCGCCTGCTGCACGATGGTCTGCACCGTCTGGAAGGCCCCGATGACCGCGTTGATGAAGCCCCCGCCCGGCACCAGCATGGTCACGAGTTTCTGGATGCCCGTCAGCACGAGACTTTTGGTCACCTCGCTCTTGACCCCGTCCTGCACGGCCTTGCCCACGCTGCCCTGCTCGCCCTTCATCTCGCTGGCGTGCTGAAGGCCCCCCTTCATGACCTGGAGGGCCTGCACGGTGCTCTCGGCCTTGCCCACCTTGTCGGCGCCGCCCGGCCCCAGCGCGCGCACCAGCTTGCCGCGCATGGTCTGGTAGGTCAGGCCCATGACGCTCAGGGCGGTCATGAACACGCCCTCCAGGCTGAAGCTGGCCGGAAAGGCAATGCCTGAGGCGCCGGTCAGCCACTGCCCGATGCCGTTTTGCAGGTGCTTGGGCGCGTTGCTGCCGAAGGCCTTGAACCCGCCGCCGACCGCCGAGATGAGGTTGCGCGCGAACTTGACCGGGTCCTTGAGCACCTGGACGATCACGTCGCCCGCGCCCTTGAGCTTCGCCATGATCTGCTTGCCCAGCGGTCCCAGACCGGCGGTCAGGGCCGTCAGGCCGATCTCGGCGATCTTGCGCGCGCTGCCCACGATCAGGTTCTTCACGCCGCTGATGCGCCGGGTCACGGCCGACGTGGCGGCCCCCAGATCAGCCTTGCCGATGGCACTGGCGATTTCACCCAGCGCGCCCGCGAGGTCCAGCTTGCCCAGTTCGCCCTTGAACCACTCCCAGGCCTTACCGATCACGTTGGTCTCGCGCAGCGCCCGCAGGATGTCCTTGAGGGGACCGGGCACCCAGTTGGTCAGGGCCGTCAGGATGCTCTCGGCGCTGCCGCCGACCGCGTTCCCCGTGACCAGATCGCGCCCGAAGGCCAGGCACAGCTCCTTGTAGCCGGGAATGACCTTCAGGCCGCTGGCGACGAGTTCCTTGCCCTTCTCGACCACCTTGCCGCCCGTCGCGTCCCAGGCGGCCCCCAGCGCGCCGCCCAGGTCGAAGCGCTGCACGCTGCGGGGTTGCAGGTCATGCAGCGGCTTGAGGGCGAAGTGCTGCGCGGCGCCTGCCTGAACGCGCGCCGTAGCTGCCGCCGGGGTATAGACGCCCGGCGCGTAGCGGCTGACCGGGGGCAGCAGGCTCTTGGCACTGGGCATCACCGTGTTGGGCATGGCCTCGACCAGTTTGGCGCCCATAGTCCGCGCCTCGGCCTCCAGCCCCGCGTCGGGGTCCACGCCGCCGCCCACCTTGCCCCGACTCTGCTGAACCGTGTGCGTGACCTCGTGCGCCAGCAGTTCCAGCCCGCTGCGGCTGTCGGGGTCGAAGTGGCCGCGCCGGAAGAAGATGTCGGTGCCGGCCGTGAAGGCGATGGCCCGCACCCCCTTGGCGAGCTTGTGGGCCTCGGCGTCGTCATGGATACGCACGCGCGAGAGGTCGTGGTTCAGTCCCGTTTCGAGGTGACGGCGCACCCCTTCCGGCAGAGGATTCCCGGCACCGCGCCGCGCCTGGATGCGCTCCAGCAGGGGGCGTCCGGCCTCGGCGTCCAGCTCGGCCAGTTGCCGCTGGACGGTCTGGCGGCTGTGGTCACGGGTTAGGGCTTCCTCATGGGCGAGCTG of Deinococcus sp. Leaf326 contains these proteins:
- a CDS encoding DUF4157 domain-containing protein; protein product: MTFGPSRLALNEIQPAAPRRLPRPAAPVQARQATLPPPDTLALGRALDDLTRRPVVAQRQAVQAPLRAAALARQEEGQVRQRRSHLEASLEGLGAAPERPVQPSAAPVMPTQPQTPGQWAAALLERAGEVEGRPLDARQAAQFTALQRQVAQTLAQGFRQDRRAPEERYSDYGDHLATLQRHPVSAPVAGVVLGLVPAAERPALQRAAAEGLERQLAHEEALTRDHSRQTVQRQLAELDAEAGRPLLERIQARRGAGNPLPEGVRRHLETGLNHDLSRVRIHDDAEAHKLAKGVRAIAFTAGTDIFFRRGHFDPDSRSGLELLAHEVTHTVQQSRGKVGGGVDPDAGLEAEARTMGAKLVEAMPNTVMPSAKSLLPPVSRYAPGVYTPAAATARVQAGAAQHFALKPLHDLQPRSVQRFDLGGALGAAWDATGGKVVEKGKELVASGLKVIPGYKELCLAFGRDLVTGNAVGGSAESILTALTNWVPGPLKDILRALRETNVIGKAWEWFKGELGKLDLAGALGEIASAIGKADLGAATSAVTRRISGVKNLIVGSARKIAEIGLTALTAGLGPLGKQIMAKLKGAGDVIVQVLKDPVKFARNLISAVGGGFKAFGSNAPKHLQNGIGQWLTGASGIAFPASFSLEGVFMTALSVMGLTYQTMRGKLVRALGPGGADKVGKAESTVQALQVMKGGLQHASEMKGEQGSVGKAVQDGVKSEVTKSLVLTGIQKLVTMLVPGGGFINAVIGAFQTVQTIVQQAAQIGQVVTNALGSVAAIAAGNISGAVGLIDRALGGAIPVALAWLGKLVGLGNLGGKIRNVINKVRGRLDRVVDKIVAKVKGIIEKALGKGKADGKLGDDRDTPNSAKVKADVRAYLASRLPKSFKTTGEVSAVLRSTYAKFQSGGLKALKTQRKGLNFSVLAKASPFENVGITQAEIMFDLDDIELMTRRRGVALKASINGIKIESSTNTPGKKGELPKHAEENFVLNAQKILTNLPQRGQGAKVVVQLSSSPCGDPGCDTILAQKLHNCASTLIDFAKTHKIDLSVQVLGLYTPNIAGGKALSKAGIQRMLEAGIRVETWTPDQAIRQIESQSGELDPAAARAIRSKVRNALKALEDISGLNLGGA